Genomic DNA from Clostridium sp. BJN0013:
GCACGTTGGTAATTTAAGAACTGCACTATATACATATTTAATAGCCAAACATGAAGGCGGAGATTTTATACTAAGAATTGAAGATACTGACCAGGGAAGATTTATAGAAGATGCACTGGATATAATTTACCATACATTGGAGATTACAGGACTCAAGCACGACGAAGGTCCTGATATAGGTGGCCCTGTAGGTCCTTATATACAAAGCCTGAGAACTGATATATATTTAAAATATGCTAAAGAACTTATAAATAAAGGAAAAGCTTATTATTGTTTTTGCACCAAAGAACGTATGGATAGCCTTAAGAACAATGATGATAACGAAAAAGAATTTTATAAGTATGATAAGCACTGCCTTAAACTTTCAAAAGAAGAAATAAATGAAAAGCTAGCATCAAATATACCTTATGTTATAAGGCAAAATAATCCTGAAACTGGATTTACAACTTTTCATGATGAAATTTATGGAGATATTTCTGTGGATAATTCAGAATTAGATGATATGATACTTATAAAATCTGATGGTTATCCTACCTATAACTTTGCAAATGTAGTGGACGATCACCTTATGGGAATTACCCATGTAGTCAGAGGTAGTGAGTATTTATCCTCTGCTCCAAAGTACAACAGACTCTACGATGCCTTTGGCTGGGAAGTTCCTGTATACATTCATTGTCCCCCAATAATGAAGGATGCACACCAAAAGCTCAGTAAAAGAAATGGAGATGCCTCCTTTCAGGATTTAATAAAAAAAGGTTATTTAAAAGAGGCTGTACTTAATTATATAGCCCTTTTAGGATGGAATCCTGGGAATGAACAGGAATTATTCGACCTAGATGAACTAGTGAAACTATTTGACTACAGAAATATAAATAAATCTCCAGCTATCTTTGACAATGTAAAGCTGAAATGGATGAATGGAGAATATATAAAAAAGATGCCTTTGGAAGAATTTAATAAACTGGCCCTTCCTTATTATAAAAAAGTAATTTCAAAAGATTTGGACTTTTTAAAGATAAGTGAATTACTCAAAATAAGAGTTGAAGTATTAAGTGAGATACCTGACATGTTAGATTTTTTCAATGAACTTCCAGATTATCCTGCAGAATTATATATACATAAAAAGATGAAAACAAACTTAGAAAATTCACTCTTAACTCTTGAAAAAATTCTTCCTAGATTTAAAGAACTTTCCCCTTGGACTTTTGAAAATATAGAAAAATGCTGTATGGATTTAATATCAGAATTGCAGGTTAAAAATGGAATAGTACTTTGGCCTGTACGAATTGCTCTGTCAGGCAAAAAATCTACCCCTGGTGGTGCCTTTGAAATTGCAGATATTATAGGCAAAGATGAATCCTTAAAAAGAATAAAATATGGAATTGAAAAATTAAAACTTGAAATCTAAAATAATTAAAATTCCATTTTATTGAAAAATTAGTTTTTCTCAAAATATAAATATACTAAAAATATTTTTAGTATATTTATATTTTTATCTATACATGTGTGTTGATGTTTACATCTCTTTTTCACTCTGAGTATTTTTCAATTCCCTTATAAGTACTATACTTGAAAATACAACCATCATACTATTATCAACTACTATAAATCCTAAACCCACTTCAGTAATAGTTTTATTATATATATATGCAAATTTTCCCTGTCCCACTGTTTGTATTATTACCTTTTTACCAATAAGGGAATTAAAATAATCTTCCATCCTTTTTTCAAATATACAATAATATCCCTTTGATACTTGTTTTAAAGATTTGTCCAAAGAAGAGAGTTTGTTTGATTGTAAACCAACTATATTTTTCATAGGTATTATAATTTTCTCTCCTGATTCATTGGTAAGCTTAATTAATATTTCATCTGAATGTATTAAATTCACTTCATTAAGTATACTCATTTTATCATCTTTAACACATACATCTAATTTTTCTCCAATTAACTTATTCATTACATACGATATACCTTTATTACAAGTAATACAATACTTACTGCCAGATAATATATTATATCTTTTTTTAACAATTCCATTTGGTTTTGTTATCTGTTCTTTCTCTTCTTTTTCATTAGGAGCCTTTTTTTCAACATTATTATGATTATGCTCCTCATTTTTCTTGGAAATTTGTCCTTTATTTTCTTCTTCCTCTTCCTTAGAAGTTTGCCCTTTATTTTCTTCTTCCTTCTTATCCTTATTTTCAGATGCTTTTTTACCTTCAGATTCTTTCTTGTTGTCAATCTCTATTTTCTTATCAGGTTCTTTTTTATCATGGTTTTCTGGCTTTTTTTCCACTTTGTCTTTTATCTTTTTAACTATATTACTATCTAACACGCTTTCTGTTTTTTCATTTTCTGTTTTTTTAGGCTTCTCCTTATCTCTTTTTCCTGTCAAAATACCTTCCTGTCTAAGAATATTTTTTTCTATAAACTCAATAAGTTCCTTATTGTCAATATATTGCTCTTTATAATACTCCTTATCATGATCATTCCCTGAATCCTTATAACGCCTTCTATTGTATCTATCAATTCTTTTCATATACTTAGGTATCATATATAAAGCCAGCTGCATTAAATCATCTATACTATTTCCTGTCCTTTTCATTTAATACCTCCATAATTCTAAATGCTATACTATCAGAATATGAAGGCTTTATTTTATAGTTACCCTAGGGACTCTAAAGCATTTTTCCTAAATTTGAAAAAGCTGGGGAGAAAGTGTATGGAGTAGATAGCCTTTAGATAAATTTAAACACTTATTTCAGCTTCTTCCCCTAAAAATTCTTTATTTTTCTCTAGTAAAGGCTTTATCTTACATTCTATAAAATCCACTACTTGCCCTGGTGCTCTTCCTATGAATTTTTTAGCATCTACAAGAGACATTATCTCCTCTTTGGTCATTTTGAAGAAAGGATCTTTTATAATCCTCTCTAAAAGATCATTTTCCATTCCATGCTCTTTTACCATTTTAGCTGCTTCCATAGAATGAACTCTAATTCTTTCATGGAGTTCTTGCCTGTCTCCCCCCCTTTTAACCGCTTCCATTATTATATTTTCCGTACACATAAAAGGAAGCTCCATAGCTATATGGGATTCTATTACCTTTGGATATACTACCATATTCTCAGATACATTCATATATAAGTTCAATACACCATCTAAGGCTAAAAATGCCTCTGGTATGGCTATTCTTTTATTGGCAGAATCATCTAAAGTTCTTTCAAACCACTGTGTGGCAGCAGTAATAGCTGGATTTAAAGTGTTTACTATTACATACCTTGCAAGGGCTCCAATTCTTTCACATCTCATAGGATTTCTCTTATAAGCCATAGCAGAAGACCCTATTTGATTTTTCTCAAAAGGTTCCTCCATTTCCTTCATATTCTGCAATAATCTTAAATCATTACTAAACTTATAAGCACTTTGGGAAATTTCAGAAAGAGTGTTTAATATTATGGAATCCAATTTTCTCGTGTATGTCTGACCTGTAACCATAAATTCTTCCTTAAAGTTCATTCTTTCAGTCACCATTTTATCTAATTTTTTTACTTTTTCTTCATCTCCATTAAATAATTCCATAAAACTGGCCTGAGTTCCAGTAGTCCCTTTTACTCCTCTAAATCTCATCTTATCTATTACAAATTCAATATTTTCAATATCCAAATATAAGTCCTGTATCCAAAGTGTTGCTCTTTTTCCTACTGTAGTGAGCTGTGCTGGCTGTAGATGAGTAAATCCAAGAGTAGGTAAATCTTTATATTTTAAAGCAAACTCAGTAAGATAATTTATAATATTTAATATTTTTCTTTTCAATATGTAAAGTGCTTTTCTCATAATTATTAAATCCGTATTATCTACTACATAACAACTTGTTGCCCCTAAATGTATTATTCCTTTTGCTTTAGGACATTGTAGTCCATAAGCATACACATGACTCATAACATCATGACGCACTTCTTTTTCTCTTTTCTTTGCATCTTCATAATTTATATTTTCCATATTAGCTTTTAACTCATCTATCTGTTCAGAAGTTATATTAAGTCCTAACTCTTTTTCACATTCTGCAAGAACTACCCAGAGTTTTCTCCAGGTCTTGAACTTTACTTCATCTGAAAATATATAACTCATTTCTTTAGATGCATACCTGGTATTCAAAGGTGTATTGTATATATCTCTCATGTAAAAATTCCTCCATTTATATGTAATTAAATTTTTTCATTCACATTATAACACAATAATCAAATTATTGTGTATTTTATACATGTTAAATTATAAAACTTAGGTTCTATTCTACCAGATTATTAATATATTTTAATTAATGATTATTTAACAAAGGTAGGTGGGTTTTTATTGAGTGCGAGACACCCAGTTCCTCTCAATAAATAAAAAATATGTATAAATTCAGTATCATAGACAAAGTTTCTTTAATCCTAATGGTTGTAGGTGCACTAAATTGGGGACTTATAGGTCTATTTAATTTTAATATAATAGGAATTATATTTGGAGAACCGATAAACTTAATAGGAAGAATAATATACATACTTATAGGAGTAGCGGGATTAAATATGATCATACTATTTTTTAAGACCAAAAATAGCTGCAAATAATATAAATTGAAATAGAAGACCTTCTAAAAATCAAGGTCTTCTATTTCTTTACTCCACATAGTTGAATTACTTTATTCCTCCAGGGATTTTATCAATCTGACTACCTCTTCTACTGCCAGAGATTCATCATCACCACATGCAGTAATTTTTACATTGGCCCCTTTGATTACACCTAATGATAGTACTCCAATCAAACTCTTTATATTGGCTCTTTTCCCTTTAAATTCTATATATAATTCTGATTTAAATGAAGAGGCTTTTTTAACTAAAAGAGTTGCCGGTCTTGCATGTAATCCTGTGGGACTTTTAACTATAACTTCTCTAGAAACCACATAATTCACCTCTACTTTTTTATTTTAAATTTAATATAAATCTCTCTATTCTATCTAGCCCTTCTTTTATATTTTCCATAGATGTAGCATAAGACAATCTTACATATCCATCTATTCCAAAACCCAGTCCAGGCACTACTGCAACTTTTTCTTTTTCTAGAAGCTGTTCTGAAAAACTCAACGAATTATCTATGGTAACTCCATCTATATTCTTTCCAAAAGTTTCTGATATGTTTAACATTACATAAAAAGCTCCCTGAGGATTTAGATATGAGACACCTGGTATTCTACTTATTTTATCTACCATGCAATCCCGTCTTCTTTTAAATTCCCTAACCATATCCTCTATCTGAGATTCTTCTCCTTCTATAGCTGCCACAGAGGCATATTGAGCTATGGAATTAGGATTACCAGTAGTATGACTTTGAACATTTGACATAAGTTTAATTATATCCTTATCTGCTGCAGCATATCCTATCCTCCATCCAGTCATGGCATAGGTTTTAGAAACTCCATTTATAACAATGGTCCTTTTATAAGCATCTTCAGATAGGCTGGCTATACTAACATGTTTCATAGTACCATATATCAATTTTTCATATATCTCATCTGATAAAATAAGGATATCTTTTTCTCTTGCAAAATCTGCAATCTTTTCAAGTTCCTCCTTCGAATAAATAGTACCTGTAGGGTTATTAGGATTGTTTATTATAATCATTTTAGTTTTTTCACTATATACTGACTTTAAATCTTCTACAGTATATTTAAAGTCATTTTCTTTTTTAGTATCTACAAATACCGGTACTCCATCTGAAAGTTTTACTAGTTCAGGATAGCTTACCCAATAAGGTATGGCTATAACAACCTCATCTCCAGGATTTAAGGTTGCTGTTAATACATTTGTAAGACATTGTTTTGCTCCAGTAGATATTATAATCTGACTATCATCGTAATTTAAACCATTATCTTTTTTAAATTTTTTAACAATAACTTTTTTAAGTTCTGCAATACCGGATGCAGGAGTATATTTCGTATATCCCTTTTTCATAGCATCTATGGCAGCTTGTTGAATATTTTCTGGTGTATTAAAATCAGGCTCTCCTGCCCCAAATCCTATTACATCAATTCCTTCTGATTTCATTTTTTTAGCCTTAGCAGTTATGGCCAAAGTTATAGATGGTTGAATTTCTTCAGCTTTTTTTGAAAGTATCATTTTTATTCCTCCATTACAGTTTAAATTTAAATTATGTAACATTTTTATTTTTAACTTCTTGAAATCAATATTACCCCAAATATTATAAAAACTACTCCCAATATCCTTACAAAAGATATGTTTTCCTTAAATACAAAATAGGAAAATAGCATGGTTATTACATATCCCAAACTCACCATTGGATAAGCATAACTTAATTCTACTTTACTTAAAATCTTTATCCAAAGCAAAAAACTTAACCCATAGGATATAATTCCAAGCATTACAGGCATGTTTTTTAATATGTTGAAAATACTGGGAATCAAATATTTTATAGTAAAACTTAATTCTAAATTTGCCGCACCATATTTTACAAGCACCTGTCCCATTGCTCCTAAAAAAACTGACATAAGTATTAGTGGAATCATAGGTCTATCCCCTAACTCTCTGAAATAAATTCTTCAAAAAAAAGTAGAAACAATATATCATTATAAATATTTCCGGGAAAGAATATCTTCCTTGTCCTTCTGTTATAAAATATATAGAAGTAAACATGAAAAATACTACAACTGAATATACAGTAAATTTATCCAGCAGTTGAGACTTGCCTTGAAATATATAGATAAGCACTTTTAAAGAATATATTAAAATATACAAAATAGCTGGCAAAAATACAACTATTTTTATAATGTTTGTAACTTCAAATAGAATCTTATTATAATAAGCACTTACACCACTATTATAGGTACTATATAGAACATCATCACCCCAAAAATATGTATTATAAAGTCTTTTAAACCCTAGTTCTATAAATTGCACCGGATGATTTCTTATCCATTTTTTTGCTGCATCACTTAACATTTTGTTTTGCTCTGTCTTATTGGCTTCTTTATATTTTTCAGTGTTTACAATAGAATTTTCAACTTTAGAAGCTGCCATCCATCTTCCTGAATGATTTTGAGAATTATTATTTATGTAAAGAACTATTCCTCCATTATTGGATACATAGGTAAATTGGCCCATTAATTTCGTATTCCTATATACCCAGGGTGAAATTACAATAACAGATATTATAAGTACGGTCAAGGAATTTAATACAGCCTTTAAAAATTTTTTATATTTTATAATATCAACTAAAAATAAAGCAAGAAAAAATATTATAAAAAATGGTTTTATAATTGTATTTAGTCCAGTAAGTATACCTATAAAAAGATATTTATACTTGATATTACTAAAATAAAAATAAGTACTTATAAAAAGTATAGCTGTAAAAAGTAATTCTGTACCCAAAATATTATTATAAAATATATTATTAGGAAACAATACAAATATTGTAAATATAATTTTCTTGTCTCTTTCCTTTAAGTTTATCTTAGATAAAATAGCTTTAAAACATAAATAATTTATAAGAGTTATACATAGATTGAATACTTTTGCTTTAAATATACTTGCTCCAAAAAGTTTAAATATTCCCCCTAACACTATAGGATATCCTACAGAGGTATAAGTATTTCCCCAAGAACCTCCATTAGCTATGTTTACAGCTAAAGTATAATAATAGTCAAAATCCGAAAATGGTTTTGCATCTATAAATGTTATCCATAATATGGATAAGATCATTCCAATGGCTATGATTATATTATAGTAATTATTATTTTCAGTTATACCGTGTTTTTGTTGGGCATAATTTTTATGCCAGAAACTCCTAATTTCCATGTTTAATTTATGTCCTTTCTATAGTTTTAAATATATTATAATTATAACAGCTATAATCCACAATAATATATTTATTAAAAAAGGTATATCTTTTTCAAATACATCTTCTGGTTTACCCCCTATATTTTTTCTGTCCATTAAATATTCATATCTAAATATACCGTATAAAACAAAAGGTATGGTAAATATCATTGTATTACTTTGTATAGAGCCAAAGGTGTATAAGCAATAGGCCATCAATATAGATGGATTTACTATAGTGAGCATTTTATTAATATTCTCAACAGAGTATTTTTCCAATATGGTTCTAGAAGAACTACTTCTATCTTTTAAAGCTATAAGTTCACTTTTTCTCTTGTTCAAAGCCAAAAATAAAGATAAAAGCATTGTACATAAAAACAGCCAGGGTGATACCTCTGCTCCTGTAGCAATACTTCCACTTTCGACTCTAAGTACGAATCCCAAAGCAATGGTCATAACATCTATTATAACTAAATTTTTAAGTTTAAACGTATAGCATACATTTACTATAATATATAATAATATTATAAATAAAATCCTTATATCCAATAAGATATATGAAAAACATAATACTAGAACAAATAATATACCAGCTAAGATAAAAGCTGTATTTTTAGACACACGACCACTTGGAAGAGGTCTATTCTTTTTATCAGGATGGCACCTATCTTTTTCAATATCAACTATATCATTTAATATATAAACTATAGAAGACCCTATACAAAATAGAACAAATGTAAATAAATTATTTTTTAATAATTGTAATTTTAAAAAATTTCCCGAAAATATAATTGCTGCAAATACAAAAAAATTCTTGATCCACTGTTTAGGTCTCATTAGTTCAATTATTGCTATCATAAATTTCCCTCCAGTATACTTTGTAAGGCCTACTACTTAACTAAACATCTTTTTACATTTTATCACAGTATATGATATAGTCAACATAACTTTACAAAGTAATACTTTATAATTAATATAATTATAAAATTTCATATTAAATTATGTTTAAATTTAATATAATATCAATAAGGACTTGAGATACCCTTCACAAGTCCTTTAATAAACATTAATTAATTATTACTATCTTGGTTGTACTATTAATTTAATAGCTGTTCTTTCTTCCCCATCTATTTCAATGTCCGTAAATGCCGGTATACATATTAAATCGATTCCACTAGGTGCTACAAAGCCCCTAGCAATCGCTACAGCTTTAATAGCCTGATTCAATGCACCTGCCCCTATAGCTTGTATCTCCGCTGCTCCTCTCTCTCTCAAAACTCCTGCTAACGCTCCTGCCACTGAATTTGGACTTGATTTTGCTGAAACCTTTAATACCTCCATAATAAACCTCCTATTAATATTATATTAACTTTATTTGATACTACTACTATATACTATTCTACATAAAATCAAAAATTCCTTTTAGGTTTTGTAAAGGCAAAATCTAAAAGGAATACTTTTCTATGTTATATATAATTTATACTTACTACTTAAATTATTTTGCATATTCAATTGCACGAGTTTCTCTAATAACATTCACCTTAATCTGGCCAGGATACTCTAGTTCTTCTTCAATTTTCTTTACTATGTTCCTTGCCATTTCAAGGGCTCCTGCATCATCAATATCTTCTGGTTTAACCATAATTCTAAGTTCTCTTCCCGCTTGAATGGCATATGACTTTTCTACGCCTTCACATGTATTTGCTATTTTTTCTAATTTTTCCAAACGTTTAATATATGCTTCTAATGTTTCTCTTCTAGCTCCAGGCCTTGCTGCGGAAATAGCATCTGCTGCCTGAACAAGTATATCTTCTAAAGATTGGAATTCTAAATCTCCATGGTGAGCTCCAATAGCATTTACAACTATTGGTGATTCTC
This window encodes:
- the gltX gene encoding glutamate--tRNA ligase; translated protein: MTKVRTRFAPSPTGYMHVGNLRTALYTYLIAKHEGGDFILRIEDTDQGRFIEDALDIIYHTLEITGLKHDEGPDIGGPVGPYIQSLRTDIYLKYAKELINKGKAYYCFCTKERMDSLKNNDDNEKEFYKYDKHCLKLSKEEINEKLASNIPYVIRQNNPETGFTTFHDEIYGDISVDNSELDDMILIKSDGYPTYNFANVVDDHLMGITHVVRGSEYLSSAPKYNRLYDAFGWEVPVYIHCPPIMKDAHQKLSKRNGDASFQDLIKKGYLKEAVLNYIALLGWNPGNEQELFDLDELVKLFDYRNINKSPAIFDNVKLKWMNGEYIKKMPLEEFNKLALPYYKKVISKDLDFLKISELLKIRVEVLSEIPDMLDFFNELPDYPAELYIHKKMKTNLENSLLTLEKILPRFKELSPWTFENIEKCCMDLISELQVKNGIVLWPVRIALSGKKSTPGGAFEIADIIGKDESLKRIKYGIEKLKLEI
- the purB gene encoding adenylosuccinate lyase, coding for MRDIYNTPLNTRYASKEMSYIFSDEVKFKTWRKLWVVLAECEKELGLNITSEQIDELKANMENINYEDAKKREKEVRHDVMSHVYAYGLQCPKAKGIIHLGATSCYVVDNTDLIIMRKALYILKRKILNIINYLTEFALKYKDLPTLGFTHLQPAQLTTVGKRATLWIQDLYLDIENIEFVIDKMRFRGVKGTTGTQASFMELFNGDEEKVKKLDKMVTERMNFKEEFMVTGQTYTRKLDSIILNTLSEISQSAYKFSNDLRLLQNMKEMEEPFEKNQIGSSAMAYKRNPMRCERIGALARYVIVNTLNPAITAATQWFERTLDDSANKRIAIPEAFLALDGVLNLYMNVSENMVVYPKVIESHIAMELPFMCTENIIMEAVKRGGDRQELHERIRVHSMEAAKMVKEHGMENDLLERIIKDPFFKMTKEEIMSLVDAKKFIGRAPGQVVDFIECKIKPLLEKNKEFLGEEAEISV
- a CDS encoding DUF378 domain-containing protein, which gives rise to MYKFSIIDKVSLILMVVGALNWGLIGLFNFNIIGIIFGEPINLIGRIIYILIGVAGLNMIILFFKTKNSCK
- a CDS encoding HPr family phosphocarrier protein, whose translation is MVSREVIVKSPTGLHARPATLLVKKASSFKSELYIEFKGKRANIKSLIGVLSLGVIKGANVKITACGDDESLAVEEVVRLIKSLEE
- a CDS encoding pyridoxal phosphate-dependent aminotransferase → MILSKKAEEIQPSITLAITAKAKKMKSEGIDVIGFGAGEPDFNTPENIQQAAIDAMKKGYTKYTPASGIAELKKVIVKKFKKDNGLNYDDSQIIISTGAKQCLTNVLTATLNPGDEVVIAIPYWVSYPELVKLSDGVPVFVDTKKENDFKYTVEDLKSVYSEKTKMIIINNPNNPTGTIYSKEELEKIADFAREKDILILSDEIYEKLIYGTMKHVSIASLSEDAYKRTIVINGVSKTYAMTGWRIGYAAADKDIIKLMSNVQSHTTGNPNSIAQYASVAAIEGEESQIEDMVREFKRRRDCMVDKISRIPGVSYLNPQGAFYVMLNISETFGKNIDGVTIDNSLSFSEQLLEKEKVAVVPGLGFGIDGYVRLSYATSMENIKEGLDRIERFILNLK
- a CDS encoding SMR family transporter, producing MIPLILMSVFLGAMGQVLVKYGAANLELSFTIKYLIPSIFNILKNMPVMLGIISYGLSFLLWIKILSKVELSYAYPMVSLGYVITMLFSYFVFKENISFVRILGVVFIIFGVILISRS
- a CDS encoding decaprenyl-phosphate phosphoribosyltransferase codes for the protein MIAIIELMRPKQWIKNFFVFAAIIFSGNFLKLQLLKNNLFTFVLFCIGSSIVYILNDIVDIEKDRCHPDKKNRPLPSGRVSKNTAFILAGILFVLVLCFSYILLDIRILFIILLYIIVNVCYTFKLKNLVIIDVMTIALGFVLRVESGSIATGAEVSPWLFLCTMLLSLFLALNKRKSELIALKDRSSSSRTILEKYSVENINKMLTIVNPSILMAYCLYTFGSIQSNTMIFTIPFVLYGIFRYEYLMDRKNIGGKPEDVFEKDIPFLINILLWIIAVIIIIYLKL
- the spoVS gene encoding stage V sporulation protein SpoVS, which codes for MEVLKVSAKSSPNSVAGALAGVLRERGAAEIQAIGAGALNQAIKAVAIARGFVAPSGIDLICIPAFTDIEIDGEERTAIKLIVQPR